From Rhododendron vialii isolate Sample 1 chromosome 10a, ASM3025357v1, the proteins below share one genomic window:
- the LOC131303606 gene encoding E3 ubiquitin-protein ligase RGLG3 isoform X2: protein MDPNYHRKRESHPSSNARSSVDPDHQGKHQVPFIADNYSSLDEVISALREAGLESSNLILGIDFTKSNEWTGKQSFNRKSLHAIGNMPNPYEQAISIIGRTLSPFDEDNLIPCFGFGDASTHDQHVFSFYQDRYCHGFEEALARYRQIVPYLKLSGPTSFAPVIDAAIDIVEKNNGQYHVLVIIADGQVTSLDTPPGRFSPQEQATVNSIVTASQYPLSIILVGVGDGPWDAMKQFDDNIPQRAFDNFQFVNFTKIMSENADVSKKEAAFALAALMEIPLQYRAALSRQYFENVGARWEKPLPPPREVIDHDNAVKAIPHMSNFESDDQTPVEQACPICLTNSKDMAFGCGHLTCKDCGVTISQCPMCRKPITTRLRLYS from the exons ATGGATCCTAACTATCACAGAAAACGTGAAAGTCACCCCTCTTCAAATGCAAGAAGTTCAGTGGATCCTGACCATCAAGGAAAGCATCAAGTCCCCTTTATAGCTGATAATTACAGCTCCTTGGATGAG gtaaTCTCTGCACTGAGAGAAGCTGGACTTGAATCATCAAATCTGATACTTGGTATTGACTTCACAAAGAGCAATGAGTGGACAG GCAAGCAGTCATTTAACAGAAAAAGCCTCCATGCGATCGGTAACATGCCTAACCCCTATGAACAAGCGATCTCTATAATTGGCCGCACATTGTCTCCTTTTGATGAAGATAACTTGATACCTTGTTTTGGATTTGGTGATG caTCAACACACGATCAGCACGTTTTCAGCTTTTATCAGGATAGATACTGTCATGGATTTGAGGAAGCTCTTGCACGTTATAGACAAATCGTTCCATACCTTAAGTTATCAG GTCCTACCTCATTTGCACCTGTAATTGATGCTGCAATTGATATTGTGGAGAAAAACAATGGCCAATATCATGTGCTCGTCATCATTGCAGATGGACAG GTTACAAGTCTTGATACACCACCTGGAAGATTTAGTCCTCAAGAACAAGCCACTGTCAATTCCATAGTTACTGCAAG TCAATATCCTCTTTCAATCATATTGGTTGGTGTTGGAGACGGACCATGGGATGCTATGAAACAATTTGATGATAACATTCCTCAACGTGCATTTGACAATTTTCAG TTCGtgaatttcacaaaaatcatGTCTGAGAATGCTGATGTGTCGAAAAAGGAAGCAGCTTTTGCTCTTGCTGCTCTAATGGAAATTCCACTACAGTACAGAGCTGCCCTAAGCCGGCAGTACTTTGA AAATGTAGGAGCTCGATGGGAAAAGCCTCTTCCTCCTCCGCGTGAAGTTATAGACCACGATAATGCGGTTAAAGCAATTCCACACATGAGCAACTTTGAGTCAGATGATCAAACACCAGTAGAACAG GCCTGCCCCATTTGCTTGACAAACTCCAAGGATATGGCTTTTGGATGTGGTCATCTG ACTTGCAAGGATTGTGGTGTTACCATTTCGCAATGCCCCATGTGCCGGAAGCCCATTACAACTCGTCTTAGACTGTATTCATGA
- the LOC131303606 gene encoding E3 ubiquitin-protein ligase RGLG3 isoform X1 — protein sequence MGNSESVPDDTHDESPYQPSSYADTCHPSYAGSSMDPNYHRKRESHPSSNARSSVDPDHQGKHQVPFIADNYSSLDEVISALREAGLESSNLILGIDFTKSNEWTGKQSFNRKSLHAIGNMPNPYEQAISIIGRTLSPFDEDNLIPCFGFGDASTHDQHVFSFYQDRYCHGFEEALARYRQIVPYLKLSGPTSFAPVIDAAIDIVEKNNGQYHVLVIIADGQVTSLDTPPGRFSPQEQATVNSIVTASQYPLSIILVGVGDGPWDAMKQFDDNIPQRAFDNFQFVNFTKIMSENADVSKKEAAFALAALMEIPLQYRAALSRQYFENVGARWEKPLPPPREVIDHDNAVKAIPHMSNFESDDQTPVEQACPICLTNSKDMAFGCGHLTCKDCGVTISQCPMCRKPITTRLRLYS from the exons ATGGGGAACAGTGAATCTGTGCCGGATGATACTCATGACGAGTCTCCATATCAACCCTCTTCTTATGCAGATACTTGTCACCCTTCATATGCAGGAAGTTCGATGGATCCTAACTATCACAGAAAACGTGAAAGTCACCCCTCTTCAAATGCAAGAAGTTCAGTGGATCCTGACCATCAAGGAAAGCATCAAGTCCCCTTTATAGCTGATAATTACAGCTCCTTGGATGAG gtaaTCTCTGCACTGAGAGAAGCTGGACTTGAATCATCAAATCTGATACTTGGTATTGACTTCACAAAGAGCAATGAGTGGACAG GCAAGCAGTCATTTAACAGAAAAAGCCTCCATGCGATCGGTAACATGCCTAACCCCTATGAACAAGCGATCTCTATAATTGGCCGCACATTGTCTCCTTTTGATGAAGATAACTTGATACCTTGTTTTGGATTTGGTGATG caTCAACACACGATCAGCACGTTTTCAGCTTTTATCAGGATAGATACTGTCATGGATTTGAGGAAGCTCTTGCACGTTATAGACAAATCGTTCCATACCTTAAGTTATCAG GTCCTACCTCATTTGCACCTGTAATTGATGCTGCAATTGATATTGTGGAGAAAAACAATGGCCAATATCATGTGCTCGTCATCATTGCAGATGGACAG GTTACAAGTCTTGATACACCACCTGGAAGATTTAGTCCTCAAGAACAAGCCACTGTCAATTCCATAGTTACTGCAAG TCAATATCCTCTTTCAATCATATTGGTTGGTGTTGGAGACGGACCATGGGATGCTATGAAACAATTTGATGATAACATTCCTCAACGTGCATTTGACAATTTTCAG TTCGtgaatttcacaaaaatcatGTCTGAGAATGCTGATGTGTCGAAAAAGGAAGCAGCTTTTGCTCTTGCTGCTCTAATGGAAATTCCACTACAGTACAGAGCTGCCCTAAGCCGGCAGTACTTTGA AAATGTAGGAGCTCGATGGGAAAAGCCTCTTCCTCCTCCGCGTGAAGTTATAGACCACGATAATGCGGTTAAAGCAATTCCACACATGAGCAACTTTGAGTCAGATGATCAAACACCAGTAGAACAG GCCTGCCCCATTTGCTTGACAAACTCCAAGGATATGGCTTTTGGATGTGGTCATCTG ACTTGCAAGGATTGTGGTGTTACCATTTCGCAATGCCCCATGTGCCGGAAGCCCATTACAACTCGTCTTAGACTGTATTCATGA
- the LOC131303608 gene encoding uncharacterized protein LOC131303608 yields the protein MSEEKKQASASGKDELSRVGTLDNSPLDICPIKLDGTNYLLWSRTFTLAIEAKGMSEFIEGHVTEPTTDIELKTFKSRRSLAMTWLFNSMKADIRSPFLLLNTPYQIWTIATQTYSQQGNDAQCFELRKRLRTMDQHNRSVAVYFADLSGAWQEFDYYQGFQTVCSVDAGAWLKRIEKERVYDFLAGLDVEYDPIRVQVLGRVPFPSLGEAYAIVQQEESRRGAMLQAPTSDRSALVAIPQGQFGSGSGKSQSGTTSGTIDRMSLQCDYCHNTGHTKDFCWKLHGRPSRGRGSGRGGRGRGPGRSQAQAHVSEFATLSDSGFSTGVQSPSDSAGGFSQREMQALRRLMAQADSSSTIAPTSTAAPTASYFAHSGTGNGEGDWQW from the exons atgtcagaagagaaaaaacaggcttccgctagtggcaaggatgagttgagtcgtgtagggactctggataactctccactagatatttgtcccatcaaactggatggcacaaattatttactttggtctcgtacttttacattagccattgaagctaaagggatgtctgagttcattgaaggccatgttactgagcctactactgatattgaactcaagacgtttaagtctcgtcgatctttagccatgacttggttgtttaattctatgaaggctgatattcgtagtcctttcttgcttcttaacactccatatcagatttggactattgccacacagacttattctcagcagggcaatgatgctcagtgttttgagttgcgaaagcgacttcgtactatggatcaacacaatcgatctgTTGCTGTTTACTTTGCTGATCTTAGTGGGGCctggcaagaatttgattattatcaggggtttcaAACAGTCTGTTCCGTTGATGCTGgtgcttggttaaaaagaatagagaaagagcgtgtgtatgactttcttgctggtcttgatgtggagtatgatccaattagagtgcaggtgttgggtcgtgttccgtttccatctttgggcgaggcctatgccattgttcaacaggaggagagcagaaggggtgctatgttacaagctcctacttctgatcgttctgcattGGTTGCTATTCCGCAGGGACAGTTTGGGTCTGGCAGTGGAAAGTCTCAGTCTGGTACTACCAGTGGGACCATAGACCGTATGTCACTCCAatgtgattattgccacaacactggacataccaaggatttctgttggaagttacatggtcgtccttctcgtgggcgaggcagtggacgtggaggtcgaggtcgtggtcccgggcgttctcaggctcaggcacatgtttcagagtttgctaccttgtctgattctgggttcagtaCAGGAGTTCAGTCACCTTCTGATTCTGCTGGCGGTTTCTCTCAGagggagatgcaagctctcaggcgTCTTATGGCTCAGGCTGATTCTTCTtctactatagctcctacttccacagcagctcctactgcatcctattttgctcattcag gaactggaaacggggaaggtgattggcagtggtaa
- the LOC131303609 gene encoding nuclear transcription factor Y subunit B-7: MEDERPKSGPNGANRGSPESSCSKNNNNDKNNTHHNKEQDRFLPIANVGRIMKKVIPGNGKISKDAKETVQECVSEFISFVTGEASDKCQREKRKTINGEDIIWAITLLGFEDYVNPLKQYLAKYKELEGEKLHFPKQQPQPPAPPQQQVQPHEREQNMPYNSVYTPANLISQPSFVTTDQSFSLPFPQSSMQKQLQQQEHMDSVGHW; encoded by the coding sequence atggaagatGAGAGGCCTAAAAGTGGGCCAAATGGGGCCAATAGAGGTAGTCCTGAGAGCTCATGTTCAAAGAACAATAACAATGACAAGAACAACACCCACCACAACAAAGAACAAGACCGGTTTCTTCCGATAGCTAACGTGGGTCGGATCATGAAAAAGGTGATTCCTGGCAATGGAAAGATCTCTAAAGACGCGAAAGAGACGGTTCAAGAATGCGTGTCAGAGTTTATTAGCTTTGTTACCGGGGAAGCATCCGATAAATGCCAACGCGAGAAGAGGAAGACAATCAATGGAGAGGACATCATATGGGCTATCACCCTCCTGGGGTTTGAGGATTATGTCAACCCGCTAAAACAGTATCTCGCAAAATATAAAGAGTTGGAAGGAGAGAAGcttcattttccaaaacaacAACCACAACCACCAGCGCCACCACAACAACAAGTACAACCCCACGAGCGCGAACAAAATATGCCATACAATAGTGTATATACACCGGCAAATCTCATCTCTCAACCATCTTTCGTCACAACTGATCAATCGTTTTCGCTGCCTTTCCCACAATCTTCAATGCAGAAACAATTGCAACAACAAGAACATATGGATTCAGTGGGACACTGGTGA
- the LOC131303610 gene encoding uncharacterized protein LOC131303610: MHAMGRDANNQMYPLCMAIVEAELKDSWGWFLENLIQIIGRPEKRGWCFMSDRQKGLVEAFKRLMPNVEHRFCLRHMYANFNKTYKGKEYKDLFWRAASIYIIPEFNDKMAEMYSVDKKAHEWLLQEEKEVWARAYYHPRSKVNKMDNNMSEGFNTWIKEAREMLILTLVETIRRQLMVRYVERLEYSKKFKGRLCPNISKCVEMKKVNVRTVNVIYSGGTLFKVTSVDKTFVVDIGEHTCTCRRWDLTGIPYIHGCAAIIAHKAQPEDYVNEAYTTDTFVRTYSHMMKPILDKSLWPQTQYDPIMPPPLRVPIGRPKKARRKGEDEPNNPFKTRKHSTTTMCRQCGQYGHNVKTYKTPQGSWVKHKGKYYGKQKARFEGGVPRW, translated from the exons ATGCATGCAATGGGGAGGGATGCCAACAACCAAATGTACCCACTGTGTATGGCCATTGTTGAAGCAGAACTAAAGGATAGTTGGGGTTGGTTTCTAGAGAATTTGATACAAATCATAGGAAGACCTGAGAAGAGGGGATGGTGTTTCATGTCTGACAGGCAGAAG GGTTTGGTTGAAGCATTTAAAAGATTGATGCCTAATGTGGAGCATAGATTTTGTCTAAGGCATATGTATGCCAATTTCAACAAGACCTACAAAGGAAAAGAGTATAAAGATTTGTTCTGGAGAGCAGCTTCTATTTACATAATTCCAGAGTTTAATGATAAAATGGCAGAGATGTATAGTGTTGATAAAAAGGCACATGAGTGGCtgcttcaggaggaaaaagaggTTTGGGCTAGAGCCTACTACCACCCTAGGTCCAAGGTTAACAAAATGGATAACAATATGAGTGAGGGGTtcaatacttggataaaagaaGCAAGGGAGATGCTCATACTCACACTAGTAGAGACAATTAGGAGACAACTGATGGTAAGGTATGTGGAAAGACTTGAATACAGTAAGAAGTTCAAGGGTaggttgtgcccaaatattagTAAGTGTGTTGAGATGAAAAAGGTGAATGTAAGAACAGTAAATGTGATTTACTCAGGAGGGACATTATTTAAGGTGACTAGTGTAGACAAAACCTTTGTGGTTGATATTGGGGAGCACACTTGCACTTGTAGAAGGTGGGATCTGACTGGAATTCCTTACATTCATGGATGTGCAGCCATCATAGCTCACAAGGCACAGCCTGAAGATTATGTCAATGAGGCTTACACAACTGATACATTTGTTAGGACTTACAGCCATATGATGAAACCAATACTAGATAAAAGCTTATGGCCACAAACTCAGTATGATCCAATAATGCCTCCACCTTTAAGAGTGCCAATTGGGAGGCCAAAGAAGGCTAGGAGAAAAGGAGAGGATGAGCCCAATAATCCTTTCAAGACTAGGAAGCATAGTACTACTACCATGTGCAGACAATGTGGGCAATATGGGCACAATGTAAAGACTTATAAAACACCACAAGGCAGTTGGGTTAAACATAAGGGCAAGTACTATGGAAAACAGAAGGCTAGGTTTGAAGGTGGTGTGCCACGCTGGTAA
- the LOC131303059 gene encoding uncharacterized protein LOC131303059, whose protein sequence is MVVSGLRDLQTANQRLKPLSLSLSLSLETTNRETPNFETLGFQIRDAPARLKLRPQSLYRSPAANLLSDQFFKFLDFLISDGFKLSGDFQPWKLSTTATTTAIAVATIATTTAPAPTKSRTGVMLTATVEKKPPRGLQNKCDFKTNANPGRRFLGCVNYEEENACNFFIWVDPPPCRRGLEYDRNLQNKVKEPQKEDMI, encoded by the exons ATGGTGGTCAGTGGACTTAGAG ACCTCCAAACAGCGAACCAGAGAttaaaacctctctctctctctctctctctctctcttgaaaccACAAACCGCGAAACCCCAAACTTTGAAACCCTAGGTTTTCAGATTAGAGATGCTCCGGCAAGGTTGAAGCTCAGGCCGCAATCCCTCTATCGATCTCCGGCGGCGAACCTTCTCTCCGACCAGTTTTtcaaatttctagattttttgaTTTCCGACGGGTTCAAGCTTTCCGGCGACTTTCAG ccaTGGAAGCTGtcaacaacagcaacaacaaccGCCATTGCCGTAGCAACAATAGCAACAACTACAGCTCCAGCTCCAACCAAATCCAGAACTGGGGTGATGCTTACTGCGACTGTGGAGAAAAAGCCCCCTCGAGGACTTCAAAACAAATGCGACTTCAAAACAAATGCCAATCCTGGAAGGAGATTCTTGGGTTGTGTGAACTACGAG GAAGAGAATGCATGCAATTTTTTCATATGGGTTGATCCTCCTCCTTGTCGTAGAGGACTAGAGTATGATAGAAATTTGCAGAACAAGGTCAAAGAGCCGCAGAAGGAGGATATGATCTGA